The sequence CGGTGGTGGTCAGCGAATCCGGGGCCTCGGTCTACTCGGCCTCGGACCTGGCCCGGGAGGAGTTCCCGGACCTGGATGTCTCGGTCCGCGGCGCCGTCTCCATCGCCCGGAGACTGCAGGACCCGCTGGCCGAACTGGTGAAGATAGACCCAAAATCCATCGGAGTGGGCCAGTACCAGCACGACGTCAACCAGCCCAAGCTCAAGCAGTCGCTGCACGAGACGGTGGAATCCTGCGTCAACTTCGTCGGAGTGGACCTGAACACCGCCTCCTATTCGCTGCTGTCCTACGTTTCCGGCTTAAGCGAGGCCATGGCCAAGAACATCGTAAAATACCGGGACGAGCAGGGGGCCTTCAAGAACCGGAAGGAACTGCTCAAGGTGGCCCGGCTGGGGCCAAAGGCCTTTGAGCAGGCGGCGGGATTTTTGAGGATCCGGGACGGGGCCGACCCGCTGGACAACTCGGCCGTCCATCCCGAAAGTTACGTCATCGTCAAGCAGATGGCCAAGGACCTGAAGACCAAGACCGGCCTGCTGGTGGGCGATCCCCTGCTGGCCGGGCAGATAGACCCGAAAAGATATGTCACCCCGGAGGTGGGCCTGCCCACCCTGAATGACATCCTGTCCGAACTGAAAAAACCGGGGCGCGATCCCCGGGACAAGTTCGAGCCGGCCAATTTCAAGGACGGGGTCACCGAGATCAAGCACCTTAAGCCGGACATGGTGCTGGAGGGGGTGGTCACCAACGTGGCCAATTTCGGGGCCTTCGTGGACATCGGGGTCCATCAGGACGGGCTGGTGCACATCTCGCAGCTGGCCAACAAATATGTGAAGGACCCCAAGGAAGTGGTCAAGGTGGGGCAGCGGGTGACGGTCAGGGTGCTGGAGATAGACCTGGAGCGCAAGAGGATCGCCCTGTCAATGAAGGGAAATCAATAATACACAGGAGATTCAAATGAGCAAAGTAATAATCATCGGAGCGGGCCTGGGCGGGCTGACCGCCGGCAACCTGTTGGCCCGGAAGGGCCACCAGACCACGATCTTTGAATCCCACACCGCCCCGGGAGGTTATGTGGCCGGTTTCCGGCGCCAGGGTTTTTATTTTGAAAGCGGCACCCTCTCCTTTGAATCACTTGCCACGGTGCAGAAGGCGATGAAACAATTGGGGGTGCTGGACAAGATCGAGATCATTCCCCAGCACACCAGATTAGTGTCCGACCGATTCGACATCGCCACTTCCGAGACCTTCGCCGGCTTTAAGCAGGCCATCCTGGCCGCTTATCCCGAGCACCAGCAGAACCTGAGACGGTATTTTTCCGAGGTCGACAAGCTGATCAGGGCCATCGAGCCCTTCATGCTCCCCGACCCGCCCTGGACCTCGTATCTCCGGGGGGCGGCGGTCGGGGCGGAGGTGCTGCTTAAATACGGCCGGACCAATCTGGGCGATTTCACCGCAAAATATTTTGAACGCGACAGCGAACTTTTCCGGCTGTTCAAGAATTTCGGCTATCCCGACATGAGCGCCCTGATCCTGGGCGGGGCCATCATCAGCATCTTTTCCGATTACTGGACGATCAAGGGCGGCATGCAGTCCTGGGCCGACGCCCTGGCCCAAAGTTTCACCGGGCTGGGCGGCGAGTTGAAACTGGGAACGCCGGTGGAAAAGATAATCACCGAAAAGGGCCGGGCGGTAGGAGTGATATCGCAAGGAGCCAGCCACCGGGCCGACTACGTGATCTCGGCCTGCGATTACAAGAACACTTTCCTTAAATTGCTGGACGACCAATCACTGATCCCCGTCCGCCAATTGGAAAAGATCAAGAGCACCCAGGTCTCCGAAGGGATATTCACCGTCTATCTGGGACTGTCCATAGACAACCGGAAACTGGCCGGATATATGAAGATCCCCCACGTCTCGATGTTTGACGAGCAGCCCGGGGCCGACGTCCGCAATCCCAACGATCCGGACTTCTTCAATAAATCATCGGTCAGCCTTTATTCCCCGTCGCTGATAAACCCCGAACTGGCCCCGGCCGGGAAATCCTGCCTGATGCTGCAGATGGTCTGCCCCCACCGCTGGATGGACAACTGGGGCGGCGGAGACAGGGAGAAATACAAAAACCTTAAGGACCAGGTAAGCCAGACCCTGATCAGCAAGGCCCGGAAACTGATCCCGGACCTGGAAAAGCTGATCGAATTCAAAGGAGCGGCCACCCCTCTGACATACCAGCGCTACACCGGAAACACCGACGGGGCCACGTCATCCTGGAGCTGGAATCCCAAGAACAAATTCCACAAAAGCATCCTGGGGACATTTGTGGAAACGCCGGTGAAAAACCTGCTGATCGGTTCCTGCTGGGCCATGCAGATAGGAGGGGTTCCCGGGGCCATCAGCGCCGCCCAGAAATGCGCCAAGAGGATCAAATAAGCAATTCTGGCACATGAACGGCCGGCCCCGGAAGGGACCGGCTGTTTTCATTAGTCAAATATTCAAGCCAATCGAAAAAATATAATTATTTTACTTGACTTTAAAATCATTTTTTATTAATATTACATTGATATATAAGGTATTACCATATAATAGGTTTAATGAAAAGAACCGTTTCCATAATAATAAGCGTGATTCTGGCCATGGCGGCTTTGGGTCTTACGGTGTTTGCCCTGCGGCAAGATCAAAAACCTGCAGGCAGCGCCGCTCCGGACGAGCTTAAGACCCGCTCCGAACTTATTGCCAAGAGCCTGGCCCGCAGTCTTTCCGATCCGGTGGCCAACGCCGATGACCTTTCGCTGTCCGAACTGATGGCCCAGGCCAAAACCGATTATCCCGAAGTGTCGCAGATCCGGGTGGCCAACAGCAAGGGAATGATGGTGGCCGCCTCCGAGGATGACCTGGTGGGCCAGCCCCTGTCGCTGCCGGCCGGGATCAAAACGCTGGCGGAAGAGAATCTGCTGCTGCAGCCGGCGGCCGCCGGGCCCAAGGAAAGATCCTACTGGACGGTCGTTCCCATTTTGCTGGGCAAGGAAAAGATCGGAGGGCTTTATCTTTTAACTAAGTCACAGGCCCAGCCGGCCGCTTCAGCAAGACCAGCCTTTCCCATTCCCCTGCTGGCCGGACAGGCGGCGGCTCTGATCATCATAATCTTCCTGCTGGCGCTTTCGGCCCCCAAGACCGTGACCGTGGTCACTGCGGGGGAAGCCCTGGCCGAATTTGAACACAAGAAAAAAGAGATAGAAAAAGAACTGGACTCCAGGCGCAAGGATCTGAAAAAAGTGGAGGCCGAGGCGGCCGATCATACCCGCTGGCTGGAGATGTTCCGGAACGAGGAATCCGACCTGACCAGCCAGGTGAAGAAGATGCGGCAGGAGCGGACCGAACTGGAGGGTGTGATTGACAACGGGCGCAAGCAATTGGTGGAGTTTGAAGGCCTGCTCCGGAACAAGCAGTCCAAGCTGGAAGAGGTCAGCCATCATCTGACCGCCAGGATCGAAGAGGGCATCGAGCTGGACAAACGGCTGGTCAGCATCCAGCAGCAGGAGGCCGAGCTTAACACCCGGATGACCGAGCTCAAGAAGGGCGAAGCCAATCTGGCCCAGTGGCTCAAGCAGTCAAAGGCCGAGGTGCAGAACCTGGTGCAGTTCATTGCCGAAAAACGGATAGAGGAAAGCGAACTGGAACAGACCATCGAAGAGAAGCGGCGCGAAGCGTCAGAGCTGGATCAGAAGGTGGAGGAAATGCGGGGCAACATCCAGGAACTGTCCGATATCAGCGAACAATGGACCGGAGAGAAGGACCGTCTTTCCCTGGAAATAGGGGAAAAGCAAAAAGACCTGACGGCTGTGATGCAGCTGCTGGAAGGCAGCCGGGCCAGGCTGGAAAAACTGCAAAAACAGGAAACCGCCGTTAAATGACCAACTACTACGAAATTTTGGGAGTGAGCCGCGGGGCCGAGGCGGCGGAGATTTCCCAGACCTACCGCCGCCTGCTGCAGGACCAGTATCAGGAAAAGGGCAAGGAGGCCGACCTGTCCTCCTTGAGCCAGGCCCATAAGATCCTGACCAATCCCGCCAAGCGCCGGGAATACGATGTGCTGTTGGATCTTTTATCCGGCCAGTTCAGCGTGGAGGATCCCGAAAAGCCCACCAAGGCCGAGAAGGCCTATCTGGAGGGGCTGAAGGCCTTCGACCTCCAGAACTACCAGGAGGCGGTGCAGTACTTTGCCCGGGCCGCCCGGCTGGATCCCAAGCAGGGGCACTATTTCAGCCAGTGGGGGCTGTCCATCGGAATGTTCCCGGGCCGGCTTCCGGAGGCCGAGCTGTACTGCAAAAAGGCCATCGAACTCGATTCCGATAATCCGGTATTCTACTTCAATCTGGGATTCCTGTACCAGCGCCACAATATAAGCGAGGCCGCCCAGCAGTCGTTCAGCAAGGCCCAGGAAGCCCAGCAGGTGCGGCAGGCCAAGTATTCGGCCCAGCAGACAGCCGCCATCAGCGCACATTGGAGGGGCGACGCCGGCAGCCTGCTGAAGGAACTGGATTCAATAGAGGAGACCATGACCCAGTCCGATGATGAACATCCATCGGTGATCTCCCTGCCCCAGGCCGAAGAACCGGTCATGGGAAAAGCGGCCGGGGAACAACCTGCTCCTGTCCCGGAAACGGCGCCAGAGCCCGTTCCGGCCGCGGCCGAGGAACTTTCCGATCATTCGGGGATAGATGACCTGTTGAGCGAACTGGATTCCCTGGAGTCCAGCATGGAAAAGGTGGAGACGTACAATAACGGCAAAGCAGAAGTTCCGGAGGAACCGGAAGCAGCCCCGTTGGAGATAGTCACGATCAAGGATGAACTGATCGCACAAATTCCATCCGGCGAACAGCTACCATCGGCAGAAGGCTCGAACGAGATCCCCCCGCTGGAGATCGTCACCGTTCAGGATGAACTGATCGCCCAGATGCCGCACGGGGAACCGCCGTCGTTGCCGGACACCACGGCCGCCGAGGCAAAACTGGAGATAGTGACAGTTCAGGAAGAACTGGATCCAGGAGGACAGGAATCCCCGGAGCCGGAAACGCCAATGGAACCGGAGCATACCAGCGAAGAAACACTGGACCTTTTGAAGGAACTGGATTCCATAGAATCCATGGTGGCGGGGATAGAACAGGCCGGAACCGGGGAACGGTCCGGGGCCAAGGGATCAACTCCCGAGGCCAGCGCCGATGACCTGGAGGATGAAGCCCTGAAACTGCTGCAGGAACTGGATGTTCCCCAGGATGACAAAACATCTGAGCCGCCGGCTTCGGCTGTCAAAGATGAAGCGCCGGCCAGGGAAAACATTTCAGAATCCGAGTCCCAGGCCATCAAGAAGAAAATGGAGAGGCTGAACCAGATGGAGGAACAGATGATGGAGGAGCTGCTTAAGCTCAAGGCCGAGCGGGAGCAGTTGAAGGCTGACCTAAAGGTCTGACGGATATAAAAACAGGATAGGGTTAGATCCGCGGCAATAAATAAAATCCGGTATCCCGATATTTCGGGACACCGGATTTTTCAATGGCCGGAGGCAGTGACTATGGCTGCTGGGACCTCATTATCATCTGGAGGTTGTCGGGGTCGGGGGATTTGCTGAGGGCCTCGTCCAGGGTTATCACCTTGCGCTTGAACAGCGAGGCCAGTGACATGTTCAAGGTGCACATGCCCTGCTTGACGCTGGTCTGGATCAGGCTCTGCAGCTGGTAGGTCTTGCCCTCCCGGATCAGGTTGCGCACCGCGCCGGTGCCGGTCATTATCTCGTGGGCCGCCACCCGGCCCTGGCCGTCGGCCCGTTTCACCAGGATCTGGGAGATCACCGCCACGAAGTTCACCGCCACCTGCATCCGGATCTGCTCCTGCTGGAACAGCGGGAAGACGTCGATGATCCGGTCGATGGTCTGGACGGCGTCGGTGGTGTGGAGGGTGGCCAGCACCAGGTGGCCGGTCTCGGCCGCGGTGATGGCCAGCTGGATGGTCTCCAGGTCCCGCATCTCGCCGATCAGGATGCAGTCCGGGTCCTGGCGCAGCACGTATTTCAGGGCGTCGGCAAAGGTCAGGGTATCGCGGCCCAGCTCCCGCTGGTTGACGATGGCCTTTTTGTCGGCATGGATGAATTCCACCGGGTCCTCCACCGTCATGATGTGGCAGGCCTCGTTGGCGTTGCGGTGGTCGATCATCGAGGCCTGGGTGGTGGACTTGCCGCAGCCGGCCGGACCGGTGACCAGCACCAGACCCCGGGGCCGCATCGAGGCCTCCTTCATGATGGCGGGGAATCCCAGCTCATCCAGCGAGGGGATCCTCTCGGGGACCAGCCGGAAGACCATGCCCAGCGAACTGCGCTGCAGGAACAGGTTGACCCGGAACCGTCCGGTGCCGGCCTGGGTGTAGGCGAAATCCAGTTCCAGGTCCTGGGTGAACTTCTGCCACTGGGCCGGGGTCAGCACCGAACCCACGAAACGCTTGACGTCGTCGGGGGTCAGGGCCGGAAACTGGCTGGGCAGAAGATCCCCGTTGATCCGCAGCAACGGAGTGCTGCCGACCTTAAGGTGAAGATCCGAGGCCCCCTGCTGGGCCATGTGCTGCAATAGCTGGAGTATTTCCATTTTACATCAAGCGGTGTGGATGAATGTTCCGTCAATAGTGAATCCGGCAGTGATACGGTGGCGGTAGGTTGGTGATGCGGCGGACCAAACAATGGCAGGCCCAACCGTATCACAATCAAAATAGCAGGCTGCTTCCCTGGGGAAATCAGACCTTCATGATCATCCGTTCGAATTCTATGGGATTGGAGGATTTGGCCATGGCGTCCTCCAGAGTCACCTGTCCTTTGAGGAAATAATCCTTTAAGCAGGAATCCAGGGTGACCATGCCGTATTTGCCGCCGCTCTGGATGGCGCTGTAGATCTGGTGGGTCTTGCCTTCCCGGATGATGGCCCGGAGGGCCGGGGTGCAGGTCAGCACTTCATAAGCCACCATCCGTCCCTTGCCGTCGGTGCGGGGCACCAGGGTCTGGGAGAAGATGGCCTGAAGGGTGGTGGAGAGCTGAAGCCTTACCTGCTGCTGCTGGGCCGGGGGGAAGACGTCGATGATCCGGTCCACGGTCTGGGCGGCGTCGGCGGTGTGGAGGGTGGCCATCACCAGGTGGCCGGTCTCGGCCGCGGTGATGGCCAGGCTGATGGTCTCCAGGTCGCGCATCTCGCCCACCAGGATGATGTCCGGGTTCTGGCGCATCACGTGCTTCAGGGCTCCGGCAAAACTGTGGGTGTCGATCCCGACCTCGCGCTGGTTGACGCAGGCCTTCTTGTCCCGGTGCAGGAACTCGATGGGGTCTTCGATGGTGATGATGTGGCAGGAGCGGCTTTCGTTGATGAAGTCGATCATGGCGGCCAGGCTGGTGGATTTTCCGGAGCCGGTGGGGCCGGTGACCAGCACCAGTCCCCGGGGCAGCATGGAGACCTTTTTCATGATCTGGGGCAGGGCCAGCTCGTCGATGGTCTTGATCAGCAGGGGGATGACCCGCAGCACCGCCCCCACCGCGTTCTTCTGCTTAAAGACATTGACCCGGAAGCGGGAGACGCCGGGAATGGAGTAGGACAGGTCCATCTGGTGGGTCTGCTCGAATTTCTGCCGCCGTTCCTCGTTCAATATCTCGTACAGCAGGATCTTGGTGTCGTCGGCCGTCATCAACGGCAGGCTGGTTCGCACCAGCTGTCCGTGGATCCTGTAGATGGGCGGCTCACCGCACTTGATGTGCAGATCCGATCCCTGCTGGCTGACCAGCATTCTTAGCAGTTCGTCTATTTTGGCCATGACTGTTTAAAGTAATTAATGAGATCGCAAATGTTTCAGGGTTGGCTGCCGATCCTGAAAGTTTCTGATGGCATAAACTATCAGTTTAACAAAAGCAGGCTTTTAAAGTCAAGGATAATAATGAAAAAATATCAGAGGCCGGTTTATTAAGTGAACAACCAGGGC is a genomic window of bacterium containing:
- a CDS encoding NAD(P)/FAD-dependent oxidoreductase → MSKVIIIGAGLGGLTAGNLLARKGHQTTIFESHTAPGGYVAGFRRQGFYFESGTLSFESLATVQKAMKQLGVLDKIEIIPQHTRLVSDRFDIATSETFAGFKQAILAAYPEHQQNLRRYFSEVDKLIRAIEPFMLPDPPWTSYLRGAAVGAEVLLKYGRTNLGDFTAKYFERDSELFRLFKNFGYPDMSALILGGAIISIFSDYWTIKGGMQSWADALAQSFTGLGGELKLGTPVEKIITEKGRAVGVISQGASHRADYVISACDYKNTFLKLLDDQSLIPVRQLEKIKSTQVSEGIFTVYLGLSIDNRKLAGYMKIPHVSMFDEQPGADVRNPNDPDFFNKSSVSLYSPSLINPELAPAGKSCLMLQMVCPHRWMDNWGGGDREKYKNLKDQVSQTLISKARKLIPDLEKLIEFKGAATPLTYQRYTGNTDGATSSWSWNPKNKFHKSILGTFVETPVKNLLIGSCWAMQIGGVPGAISAAQKCAKRIK
- a CDS encoding DnaJ domain-containing protein, which produces MTNYYEILGVSRGAEAAEISQTYRRLLQDQYQEKGKEADLSSLSQAHKILTNPAKRREYDVLLDLLSGQFSVEDPEKPTKAEKAYLEGLKAFDLQNYQEAVQYFARAARLDPKQGHYFSQWGLSIGMFPGRLPEAELYCKKAIELDSDNPVFYFNLGFLYQRHNISEAAQQSFSKAQEAQQVRQAKYSAQQTAAISAHWRGDAGSLLKELDSIEETMTQSDDEHPSVISLPQAEEPVMGKAAGEQPAPVPETAPEPVPAAAEELSDHSGIDDLLSELDSLESSMEKVETYNNGKAEVPEEPEAAPLEIVTIKDELIAQIPSGEQLPSAEGSNEIPPLEIVTVQDELIAQMPHGEPPSLPDTTAAEAKLEIVTVQEELDPGGQESPEPETPMEPEHTSEETLDLLKELDSIESMVAGIEQAGTGERSGAKGSTPEASADDLEDEALKLLQELDVPQDDKTSEPPASAVKDEAPARENISESESQAIKKKMERLNQMEEQMMEELLKLKAEREQLKADLKV
- a CDS encoding type IV pilus twitching motility protein PilT, producing the protein MEILQLLQHMAQQGASDLHLKVGSTPLLRINGDLLPSQFPALTPDDVKRFVGSVLTPAQWQKFTQDLELDFAYTQAGTGRFRVNLFLQRSSLGMVFRLVPERIPSLDELGFPAIMKEASMRPRGLVLVTGPAGCGKSTTQASMIDHRNANEACHIMTVEDPVEFIHADKKAIVNQRELGRDTLTFADALKYVLRQDPDCILIGEMRDLETIQLAITAAETGHLVLATLHTTDAVQTIDRIIDVFPLFQQEQIRMQVAVNFVAVISQILVKRADGQGRVAAHEIMTGTGAVRNLIREGKTYQLQSLIQTSVKQGMCTLNMSLASLFKRKVITLDEALSKSPDPDNLQMIMRSQQP
- a CDS encoding type IV pilus twitching motility protein PilT, giving the protein MAKIDELLRMLVSQQGSDLHIKCGEPPIYRIHGQLVRTSLPLMTADDTKILLYEILNEERRQKFEQTHQMDLSYSIPGVSRFRVNVFKQKNAVGAVLRVIPLLIKTIDELALPQIMKKVSMLPRGLVLVTGPTGSGKSTSLAAMIDFINESRSCHIITIEDPIEFLHRDKKACVNQREVGIDTHSFAGALKHVMRQNPDIILVGEMRDLETISLAITAAETGHLVMATLHTADAAQTVDRIIDVFPPAQQQQVRLQLSTTLQAIFSQTLVPRTDGKGRMVAYEVLTCTPALRAIIREGKTHQIYSAIQSGGKYGMVTLDSCLKDYFLKGQVTLEDAMAKSSNPIEFERMIMKV